Genomic window (Chryseobacterium sp. H1D6B):
GTCTCCAACAGTCAGATCACAATCAAAGAGAAAGTGGATGAAGAGACTGTTCAGGCGCCGGAAAGCCCGACACAACTTTAAAGAAAACAATCTAAAATAAACCTGGTAATTTTAAAATTACCAGGTTTTATAATATTTGAGGGTACATTTTTAGAAGTATTGTAATTAATTTTCTATTTTTGTATAAAGTTGACTAAAAATACATTAAGTTGAGTTTATTTAAGAGAATTGTAAGCAAACTTACCAACCAGCCTGAGGACGAGGAGAAACAGAGTTTGGAAAAGCTAGGGGATTCGCTGAAAAATGCGGATCTTGACTATAAGTTTGCGCAATTGTTTACGCATTCGGGTGGTTTTTTTAATTATTGTGCAGATGAAGCGGAGGCTCTACAGACTTTAAACCAGATTATAAAAATAGAAGGTGTCAGCAATCTTTTTTGCTGGGACAAAGAACTTCAAAGTTTTTTGAATGTTATAAAATCTCCATATACTTCAGAATTAGAACATTCTAATGATGCTGCTTTCATCACGTGCGAATATCTTATCGCCTATGATGGAAGAATAATGCTGTCCCATAATAATATTCTTCATTATCATTCTTCAAGACTGCCTGGTAAGATCATCATCATGGCCAATGTTTCACAAATCGTGAATAACCTTAATGATGCAATGGGGAAAATAAAGAGAAATGGAAATATTAAGAATCTTACTTCGATCAGCGGAAGCCAGTCGAAATTAGATGTATCTAATGCCAATACAAAACTATTTTTATTGCTGCTTGAAGACTAAGCGTCAACTTTCTAAATTTTAAATTTTGGACAAAAACCTCATTCAAAGAACCCTTTCGGGAATTGTTT
Coding sequences:
- a CDS encoding LUD domain-containing protein; this translates as MSLFKRIVSKLTNQPEDEEKQSLEKLGDSLKNADLDYKFAQLFTHSGGFFNYCADEAEALQTLNQIIKIEGVSNLFCWDKELQSFLNVIKSPYTSELEHSNDAAFITCEYLIAYDGRIMLSHNNILHYHSSRLPGKIIIMANVSQIVNNLNDAMGKIKRNGNIKNLTSISGSQSKLDVSNANTKLFLLLLED